One genomic region from Nocardia vinacea encodes:
- a CDS encoding cysteine desulfurase family protein → MKSAFAGPVHGAPQTVYLDHAATTPMVPAAIEAMTAALGMAGNASSLHGSGRAARRMLEEARESIAADLGARPSEVIFTSGGTESDNLAIKGIYWARHDAEPRRTRIIAGSTEHHAVIDAVEWLEQHEGAQVTWLPVDSDGVVSLRVLRAALAEHVDEVALVTIMWANNEVGTIAPIIELAAVAQEFGVPMHSDAIQAAAQLPIDFAASGLSAASFAGHKVGGPHGVGVLLLGRQVPCVPLLHGGGHERDLRSGTSDTAAAVGLATALNHTVTELPTRTMELIALRDALIKGIRDAVPDAVLSGPDGVRRLPGNVHFTFPGCEGDSLLMLLDAAGIECSTGSACNAGVATPSHVLIAMGVQPWQARGSLRFSLGHTSTRADVDAVLNVLPQIVERAMAAGLAGAKGGV, encoded by the coding sequence ATGAAGTCGGCTTTTGCGGGTCCGGTCCACGGGGCGCCCCAGACGGTCTACCTCGATCATGCGGCGACCACTCCGATGGTGCCTGCCGCGATCGAGGCGATGACGGCTGCCCTCGGGATGGCGGGCAATGCCTCGTCACTGCACGGTTCGGGACGTGCGGCCCGGCGGATGCTGGAGGAGGCACGCGAGTCGATCGCCGCCGATCTGGGCGCCCGGCCATCGGAGGTGATTTTCACCTCCGGCGGGACCGAGAGCGACAATCTGGCGATCAAGGGCATCTACTGGGCCCGCCATGATGCCGAACCGCGCCGGACCAGGATTATCGCGGGTTCGACCGAACATCACGCCGTCATCGATGCCGTCGAGTGGCTGGAGCAGCACGAGGGCGCGCAGGTGACCTGGCTGCCGGTCGACTCCGACGGTGTGGTGTCGCTGCGGGTGCTGCGCGCGGCGCTGGCCGAACATGTCGACGAGGTCGCGCTGGTGACCATCATGTGGGCCAACAACGAGGTCGGCACCATTGCGCCGATCATCGAATTGGCCGCGGTGGCACAGGAATTCGGCGTACCCATGCACAGTGACGCGATCCAGGCCGCCGCGCAGCTGCCGATCGATTTCGCGGCGAGTGGGCTTTCGGCGGCGAGTTTCGCCGGGCACAAGGTCGGCGGGCCGCATGGTGTCGGCGTGCTGCTGCTCGGCAGGCAGGTGCCGTGTGTGCCGCTCTTGCACGGCGGCGGGCATGAGCGCGATCTGCGTTCCGGGACTTCGGATACTGCCGCGGCCGTCGGACTCGCCACCGCACTGAACCACACGGTGACCGAGTTGCCGACGCGCACAATGGAATTGATCGCGCTGCGGGACGCGTTGATCAAGGGCATCCGCGATGCGGTCCCGGATGCGGTGCTGAGCGGTCCGGATGGTGTGCGTCGGTTGCCGGGCAATGTGCACTTCACTTTCCCCGGCTGCGAAGGTGATTCGCTGCTGATGCTGCTGGACGCGGCGGGGATCGAATGCTCTACCGGGTCGGCCTGCAATGCGGGTGTGGCCACCCCGAGTCACGTGTTGATCGCGATGGGCGTGCAGCCGTGGCAGGCCCGCGGTTCACTGCGCTTTTCGTTGGGGCACACCTCGACTCGCGCCGATGTGGACGCGGTGCTGAATGTCTTGCCCCAGATTGTGGAAAGGGCCATGGCCGCGGGTCTGGCCGGTGCGAAGGGAGGTGTCTGA
- a CDS encoding multicopper oxidase domain-containing protein — MVTHRRRPIVTIVAVAASITLLIAACTSDRSTTSGGGNTGPHAAPVAYREPVELTSKDGVLEVRLSAHQGTVALDTVSKPASNFLVFGYELIRGTASDGSVKGDNGYPAPTLHVDPGERLIVHFDNDLQGLTIRDYYNPAFTPVGGDVPIYPPALTASPLNLHTHGLHVSPDGNADNVLLDIPAGKGNVFDYAVPKSMPNGMYWYHSHRHTVTAQQTYRGLAGLLEIGRPDGNLPLVTRNHIPIRDMALQYNFVFDRKGRGHQLNDPNWPQYVSTLRPPEGAQLADGTYRPSLAPVNFAETTEGSRYVTNWHSGPLSPANHRGQTQFVPSNLQSFTSEPATQPPIAVPADPTLPDNQRDVQFTINGQFQPSLQLSPGQTEIWVLANISDFAYMPVTLTETATGSHPKFAIVGQDGVPFSEVHPPVDGDGTRLVIPPGSRYAIAVTMPTTGDLVLEMPPLPRARPVTNPGVLYTNNGTDNPPAVVGTLGVDPSFISYEDGFFIFPTQKLIQVRPDDGTGKTTPFVPGQQLDAYTSFVDTSAVPPDVRRTLTVTGGFGNEKASSSDPKAFTYEFDDNTFPNIPLLQPRLGSVEEWLITNLNNDEHPMHIHVNDMQVMEIVDPVANTRTGVQMWGADNVNVPAPVTDENENPLVPASMTLRMKFTEYTGTFVIHCHRLNHEDNGLMALVNVIPEVSTYAVAIPGSPGKPATVQIYDGNGDRLVATVTPFPSFEGTPTVAMADVNGDGVLDLVAGTGAGVSSEVVAYNGAAFNIELTRFAPFGPDFRGGVNVAGADIDGNALADNIIVGSGPGIESQVKVFSSTLPGERGKAPEQYSSFTPYPGSTTGATVATGMVDTASGRAGIVTAPGPGDAPRVKAFRYDLYKPTAAAKDDNHTDHSGEPMMTSEFLAFDESYRDGVALSTGWVAGAEGGAKSIVTGMLGGDGTVRVWSSGSRLDGQPVMYTESPNHHASTVAFREIASFVPFTGGVRVGTTSTTSGADLLVSGQAGNAGEIRKFGLDRADPHATTLTPTLLSTIPAPTGPSPLGGR, encoded by the coding sequence ATGGTCACTCATCGCAGGAGGCCGATTGTCACGATCGTTGCGGTCGCCGCGTCGATCACATTGCTGATCGCAGCGTGTACGTCCGATCGGTCCACGACATCGGGCGGTGGTAACACCGGTCCCCATGCCGCCCCGGTCGCGTACCGGGAGCCGGTCGAGCTGACGAGCAAGGACGGCGTGCTCGAAGTGCGGCTGTCGGCGCATCAGGGCACTGTCGCCCTCGACACGGTCTCGAAACCGGCTTCGAATTTCCTGGTCTTCGGTTATGAGCTCATCCGAGGCACCGCCTCGGACGGCTCGGTCAAGGGGGACAACGGCTACCCGGCGCCGACGCTGCATGTCGATCCGGGCGAACGCTTGATCGTGCACTTCGACAATGATCTCCAGGGGCTGACGATCAGGGACTATTACAACCCGGCCTTCACCCCTGTCGGCGGGGATGTACCGATCTACCCGCCTGCCCTCACCGCCTCGCCCCTCAACCTGCACACCCACGGACTGCACGTGAGCCCCGACGGCAACGCCGACAATGTCCTGCTCGACATCCCCGCGGGCAAGGGCAACGTCTTCGACTATGCGGTGCCGAAGAGCATGCCGAATGGCATGTACTGGTACCACAGCCATCGCCACACGGTCACGGCGCAGCAGACCTACAGGGGGCTGGCGGGTCTGCTGGAAATCGGGCGGCCCGACGGCAACCTGCCGCTGGTGACGCGGAACCACATCCCGATCCGCGATATGGCGCTGCAGTACAACTTCGTCTTCGACCGCAAGGGCCGCGGCCACCAGCTGAACGACCCGAACTGGCCGCAGTATGTGAGCACACTGCGGCCGCCGGAGGGAGCGCAGCTCGCCGACGGCACCTACCGGCCGAGCCTGGCCCCGGTGAACTTCGCGGAGACGACCGAGGGCTCCCGGTACGTCACCAATTGGCACAGCGGGCCGCTGTCGCCTGCCAACCATCGGGGGCAGACCCAATTCGTACCGAGCAACCTGCAGAGCTTCACCAGCGAACCGGCGACCCAGCCGCCCATCGCGGTACCGGCGGACCCGACGCTGCCCGACAATCAGCGCGATGTGCAGTTCACGATCAACGGACAGTTCCAGCCCTCGTTGCAGTTGAGCCCGGGGCAGACCGAGATCTGGGTCCTCGCGAATATCAGCGACTTCGCCTACATGCCGGTCACGCTGACCGAGACCGCGACGGGCAGCCATCCGAAGTTCGCGATCGTCGGCCAGGACGGCGTTCCCTTCTCGGAGGTCCACCCGCCGGTCGACGGCGACGGCACCCGTCTCGTCATCCCGCCGGGGTCGCGGTACGCGATCGCGGTGACAATGCCGACAACCGGTGATCTCGTACTCGAGATGCCACCCCTGCCGCGCGCCCGCCCGGTCACGAATCCCGGTGTGCTCTATACGAATAACGGCACCGACAACCCTCCGGCCGTAGTGGGCACACTCGGTGTCGACCCCTCGTTCATCAGCTACGAGGACGGCTTCTTCATCTTCCCCACCCAGAAGCTCATTCAGGTGCGGCCCGACGACGGCACGGGCAAGACCACCCCGTTCGTGCCCGGCCAGCAGCTCGACGCGTACACCTCGTTCGTGGACACGTCGGCCGTACCACCCGACGTGCGGCGCACACTGACGGTTACGGGCGGTTTCGGCAACGAGAAGGCCAGCAGCAGCGATCCCAAGGCGTTCACCTACGAGTTCGACGACAACACCTTCCCGAATATCCCGCTGCTCCAGCCGCGACTCGGGTCGGTCGAGGAATGGCTGATCACCAACCTGAACAATGACGAGCACCCGATGCACATCCACGTGAACGACATGCAGGTGATGGAAATCGTGGATCCGGTGGCGAATACCAGGACCGGCGTGCAGATGTGGGGTGCGGACAACGTCAATGTGCCCGCCCCGGTCACCGACGAGAACGAGAACCCGCTCGTGCCCGCCTCGATGACGCTGCGCATGAAGTTCACCGAGTACACCGGCACCTTCGTAATCCATTGCCATCGACTCAATCACGAGGACAACGGCCTGATGGCGCTCGTCAATGTAATCCCCGAGGTATCTACCTATGCGGTGGCGATACCGGGTTCGCCGGGTAAACCCGCGACAGTCCAGATATACGACGGCAATGGCGACAGGCTGGTCGCGACGGTCACGCCGTTCCCTTCGTTCGAGGGCACACCGACGGTCGCGATGGCCGATGTGAACGGTGACGGGGTGCTCGATCTGGTGGCCGGTACCGGTGCGGGAGTGAGCTCGGAGGTCGTGGCCTACAACGGCGCGGCCTTCAACATCGAACTGACTCGGTTCGCGCCGTTCGGACCCGACTTCCGCGGCGGCGTGAACGTCGCGGGCGCCGATATCGATGGCAACGCATTGGCCGACAACATCATCGTCGGCTCGGGTCCCGGCATCGAATCGCAGGTCAAGGTGTTCTCCTCGACCTTGCCCGGTGAGCGCGGCAAGGCGCCCGAGCAGTATTCGAGCTTCACGCCGTATCCCGGATCGACGACCGGGGCCACGGTCGCCACCGGGATGGTCGATACCGCGTCGGGCCGGGCCGGCATCGTGACCGCTCCGGGTCCCGGCGACGCGCCGCGCGTGAAGGCCTTCCGCTATGACCTGTACAAGCCGACCGCGGCGGCGAAGGACGACAACCACACCGATCATTCCGGCGAGCCGATGATGACCTCGGAGTTCTTGGCCTTCGACGAGAGCTACCGGGACGGTGTCGCACTTTCGACAGGGTGGGTGGCCGGTGCCGAGGGTGGGGCGAAGAGCATCGTCACCGGCATGCTCGGCGGCGACGGCACCGTGCGGGTGTGGTCGAGCGGGTCACGGCTCGACGGACAGCCCGTCATGTACACCGAGAGCCCGAACCATCATGCGAGCACGGTCGCGTTCCGCGAGATCGCGTCGTTCGTCCCGTTCACCGGCGGGGTGCGGGTGGGGACCACCAGCACGACTTCCGGCGCGGATCTGCTCGTCAGCGGGCAGGCCGGGAACGCGGGCGAGATCCGAAAGTTCGGGTTGGACCGAGCCGACCCGCATGCCACAACCCTGACCCCCACGCTGTTGAGCACGATTCCCGCACCGACTGGGCCTTCACCGCTAGGTGGCCGCTAG
- a CDS encoding antibiotic biosynthesis monooxygenase: MGAGKLTDSAATVIIGQKVRPGFEKAFKSWQEDLNAAASGYPGFLGAEIAAPTAVQSEWVVVYRFDSVGRLQDWINSATRQEFLDSGQHYFDGPATQQVISGGTRPVDPLVTVVVTHRVTPDSVADFLAWQADLSREEAKFEGFRGTELFRPIEGVQDEWTALYRFDTAANLATWLTSKRRRELLAEGEKFSDFELRTIDNSFGSWFAFGENGNETAAPSDTKTAIAVWVGLYPTVVLLTLALSPLKMPLWLGLLIGNLLSSFVMSYFTMPYYVNRLLRSWLRPPPDTPAAKTNRHGIAIVVAVMLAWVVIFYVVTTKLWSLP; encoded by the coding sequence ATGGGAGCCGGGAAACTCACCGACAGTGCGGCGACGGTCATCATCGGCCAGAAGGTGCGCCCGGGTTTCGAGAAAGCATTCAAGTCGTGGCAGGAGGACCTGAACGCCGCGGCATCGGGTTATCCGGGATTCCTCGGAGCCGAGATCGCCGCTCCCACCGCGGTGCAGTCCGAATGGGTCGTGGTCTACCGCTTCGACTCCGTCGGTCGTCTCCAGGATTGGATAAACAGCGCTACCCGGCAGGAATTCCTCGACAGCGGGCAGCATTACTTCGACGGCCCCGCCACCCAGCAGGTCATCAGCGGCGGCACGCGACCGGTGGATCCCCTCGTGACGGTCGTGGTCACCCATCGTGTGACACCCGACAGCGTCGCGGATTTCCTTGCGTGGCAAGCAGATCTGAGCCGGGAGGAGGCGAAATTCGAAGGCTTCCGCGGCACCGAGCTGTTCCGCCCGATCGAGGGTGTGCAGGACGAGTGGACGGCGCTCTACCGCTTCGATACCGCGGCGAACCTGGCCACGTGGCTCACCTCGAAGCGGCGCCGCGAGCTGCTCGCCGAGGGCGAGAAGTTCAGCGACTTCGAGCTGCGCACCATCGATAACTCGTTCGGCAGCTGGTTCGCCTTCGGCGAGAACGGCAACGAGACTGCGGCTCCGTCGGATACCAAGACCGCCATCGCGGTGTGGGTGGGGCTCTACCCGACCGTCGTGCTGCTGACCCTCGCACTGTCACCCCTGAAGATGCCGCTGTGGCTGGGGTTGCTGATCGGCAACTTGTTGTCCAGTTTCGTGATGAGTTACTTCACGATGCCGTACTACGTGAACCGGTTGCTGCGATCGTGGCTGCGCCCGCCCCCCGATACACCGGCGGCCAAGACGAACCGCCATGGCATCGCCATAGTCGTCGCCGTCATGCTGGCGTGGGTCGTCATCTTCTACGTGGTGACGACCAAGCTGTGGTCGTTGCCCTAG
- a CDS encoding molybdopterin-dependent oxidoreductase, whose amino-acid sequence MTYTVNGNTFDAEPNPGQCLRTFLRSLGCHGVKKGCDAGDCGACTVWLDGDPVHSCITPAFRAEGRAVTTIEGLGSPEDMHPMQRQFRDGPGFQCGFCTAGMIMTTVALTDAQRQDLSRALKGNLCRCTGYRAIEDAVHGVAEIEVARPGRVIGTSVGTPEGAEVVTGRAEFTMDTEIDGLLHLKMLRSPHAHARIVSIDKTAALAVPGVHRVYTWEDVPRKRFTTAIHTDHLVDPSDTYILDNVVRFVGQRVVAVLADTVGAAEEGCRKVVVEYEVLPAVFDPEAAMADGAPQLHGSHDPFVHDPEHNILLEIHGHVGDVEAGFAEADVMHEGTYFSPRVQHAHLETHGSIGWIEDGRLHVRTSSQSPSIAKKKLGYLFDLRPDQVRVFCKRVGGAFGGKQEVITEDLVALAALDTRRPVCFEFTREEEFTTASPRHSMSLTVKLGARADGTLTAIQVRNVSNTGAYGNHGGETLFAGGAAIATYRCPNKKFDAYSVYTNTVPGGALRGYGMTQPAFAMESAMHELAVALDMDPLELRRRNIVRPGDGLVAFDDGPDDVMFREDGLSRCIDLVDDALRRNTAEPPPGAEWLIGTGTASTLHETAPPTDHLSEAWLTLGDDGSYELAVGTVEFGEGTPTAHVQIAADRLGTTPARVRLVQSDTDRTGFDTGAFASAGLFVAGNAVLRAAEALRDRILFLAAEYARVDIASCAMDDTGVVCGDSRISLSELIEVARRRGIRLTEARKAFGSPRSVVFNTHGFRIAVHRITGEIRILYSVHATDAGVLINPAQVRGQIEGGVAQGIGFALTENFHVDANGAMVNPNLRNYRIPAYADIPRTEVLTVDSADSVGAMHSKGIAECCVNPVAPALANALEDATGVRFRALPLTPERIYRRLTPVPARPEL is encoded by the coding sequence GTGACATACACCGTGAACGGAAACACCTTCGACGCCGAGCCGAATCCGGGTCAATGCCTGCGCACATTCCTGCGCTCGCTCGGCTGTCACGGCGTCAAGAAGGGGTGCGACGCGGGTGATTGCGGCGCTTGCACGGTATGGCTGGACGGCGATCCCGTGCACAGCTGCATCACGCCCGCCTTCCGTGCCGAGGGACGCGCGGTCACCACTATCGAGGGCCTCGGTTCGCCCGAGGACATGCACCCGATGCAGCGGCAGTTCCGCGACGGTCCCGGCTTCCAATGCGGCTTCTGCACCGCGGGCATGATCATGACCACGGTGGCGCTCACCGACGCCCAGCGGCAAGACCTTTCGCGCGCGCTCAAGGGCAACCTCTGCCGCTGCACCGGCTACCGGGCGATCGAAGACGCGGTGCACGGTGTCGCCGAGATCGAGGTCGCCCGGCCGGGCCGAGTAATCGGGACCAGCGTCGGAACCCCGGAGGGCGCCGAGGTGGTGACCGGTCGCGCCGAATTCACCATGGACACCGAGATCGACGGCTTGTTGCACCTGAAGATGCTGCGCTCTCCGCATGCCCATGCCCGCATCGTGTCGATCGACAAGACCGCGGCGCTCGCGGTTCCCGGTGTGCACCGCGTTTATACCTGGGAAGACGTGCCGCGCAAGCGCTTCACGACCGCGATCCACACCGATCACCTCGTCGATCCCAGTGACACCTACATCCTCGACAACGTGGTGCGCTTCGTCGGTCAACGCGTGGTCGCGGTGCTGGCCGATACCGTTGGTGCTGCCGAGGAGGGCTGCCGCAAGGTGGTCGTCGAGTACGAGGTACTGCCCGCGGTTTTCGATCCGGAAGCGGCGATGGCCGACGGCGCTCCCCAATTGCACGGCTCGCATGATCCGTTCGTGCACGATCCCGAGCACAACATCCTGCTCGAGATCCACGGGCACGTGGGTGATGTCGAGGCGGGCTTCGCCGAGGCCGATGTGATGCACGAGGGCACGTATTTCTCGCCGCGCGTACAGCATGCGCATCTCGAGACGCACGGATCGATCGGGTGGATCGAGGACGGTCGCCTGCATGTACGCACCAGCTCCCAATCGCCCTCCATCGCCAAGAAAAAGCTCGGCTATCTCTTCGACCTGCGTCCCGATCAGGTGCGCGTGTTCTGCAAGCGGGTCGGCGGCGCGTTCGGCGGTAAGCAGGAGGTCATCACCGAGGATTTGGTCGCCCTTGCCGCATTGGATACCCGGCGGCCGGTCTGTTTCGAGTTCACGCGCGAGGAGGAGTTCACAACGGCGTCACCGCGGCATTCCATGTCGCTGACCGTCAAACTCGGCGCGCGGGCAGACGGCACGCTCACCGCGATCCAGGTCCGCAACGTGTCGAACACCGGCGCCTACGGCAACCATGGCGGCGAGACGCTGTTCGCCGGTGGGGCCGCTATCGCGACCTACCGCTGCCCCAACAAGAAGTTCGACGCATATTCGGTCTATACGAATACTGTGCCCGGCGGCGCACTGCGCGGCTACGGCATGACCCAGCCCGCATTCGCGATGGAGTCGGCCATGCACGAGCTGGCGGTCGCGCTCGATATGGATCCGCTCGAGCTGCGGCGGCGCAATATCGTGCGTCCCGGTGACGGTCTCGTCGCATTCGACGACGGCCCGGACGATGTCATGTTCCGCGAGGACGGCCTCAGCCGGTGCATCGATCTCGTCGATGACGCACTGCGGCGCAACACCGCCGAGCCGCCACCGGGAGCCGAGTGGCTGATCGGCACCGGCACCGCCAGCACGCTGCACGAAACCGCGCCCCCGACCGACCACCTCTCCGAGGCCTGGCTGACTCTCGGCGACGACGGCAGCTACGAGCTCGCCGTCGGCACCGTCGAATTCGGCGAGGGCACCCCGACCGCACACGTGCAGATCGCGGCGGACCGGCTCGGCACCACACCGGCCCGGGTGCGCCTCGTGCAATCCGATACCGACCGAACGGGTTTCGATACCGGCGCATTCGCCAGCGCCGGACTTTTCGTCGCCGGAAACGCGGTGCTGCGGGCAGCCGAGGCCCTGCGCGATCGCATCCTGTTCTTGGCGGCCGAATATGCGCGGGTCGATATCGCTTCGTGCGCGATGGACGACACCGGGGTCGTCTGCGGTGACAGCCGCATATCGCTGTCGGAGCTGATCGAGGTGGCGCGCCGCCGCGGCATCCGATTGACCGAGGCCCGCAAGGCCTTCGGATCGCCGCGCAGTGTCGTTTTCAACACCCACGGCTTCCGGATCGCCGTGCACCGGATCACCGGTGAGATCCGAATCCTCTACAGCGTGCACGCCACCGACGCCGGGGTCCTCATCAACCCGGCGCAGGTGCGGGGTCAGATCGAGGGCGGTGTCGCGCAGGGCATCGGTTTCGCGTTGACCGAGAACTTCCACGTCGACGCGAACGGCGCAATGGTCAATCCGAACCTGCGCAACTACCGCATCCCGGCCTACGCCGATATTCCCCGCACCGAAGTACTGACGGTCGACTCCGCCGATTCCGTCGGGGCGATGCACTCGAAAGGCATCGCGGAGTGCTGCGTCAACCCGGTCGCGCCCGCGCTGGCCAATGCGCTGGAGGACGCGACGGGCGTCCGATTCCGCGCGCTGCCGCTCACCCCCGAGCGCATCTATCGGCGACTCACACCGGTTCCGGCGCGACCCGAGCTGTGA